The following proteins are encoded in a genomic region of Oceanibaculum nanhaiense:
- the nuoI gene encoding NADH-quinone oxidoreductase subunit NuoI, translated as MAFIDRNARALLLTELVSGMALTLKYFFKPKVTLNYPYEKGPISPRFRGEHALRRYPNGEERCIACKLCEAICPAQAITIEAEPREDGSRRTTRYDIDMTKCIYCGFCQEACPVDAIVEGPNFEFATETREELFYNKDKLIANGDRWEAEIAANLAVDAPYR; from the coding sequence ATGGCGTTCATTGATCGAAATGCCCGCGCGCTGCTCCTGACGGAGCTGGTCTCCGGGATGGCCTTGACCTTGAAGTATTTCTTCAAGCCGAAGGTGACGCTGAACTACCCCTACGAGAAGGGGCCGATCAGCCCGCGCTTCCGGGGCGAGCATGCGCTGCGCCGTTATCCGAACGGCGAGGAACGCTGCATCGCGTGCAAGCTGTGCGAGGCGATCTGTCCGGCGCAGGCCATCACCATCGAGGCGGAACCGCGCGAGGATGGCAGCCGGCGCACCACGCGCTACGACATCGATATGACGAAGTGCATCTATTGCGGCTTCTGTCAGGAAGCCTGTCCGGTGGATGCCATTGTCGAGGGACCGAATTTCGAGTTCGCGACCGAGACCCGCGAGGAGCTGTTCTACAACAAGGACAAGCTGATCGCGAATGGCGACCGCTGGGAAGCGGAGATTGCGGCGAATCTTGCCGTTGACGCGCCTTACCGCTGA
- the nuoK gene encoding NADH-quinone oxidoreductase subunit NuoK — translation MEIGLSHYLTLAAILFTLGIFGIFVNRKNVIIILMSIELMLLAVNINLVAFSSFMGDLVGQIFAMLVLTVAAAEAAIGLAILVVFFRNRGSIEVEDVNMMKG, via the coding sequence ATGGAAATCGGCCTGTCCCATTACCTCACACTGGCGGCGATCCTGTTCACGCTGGGCATTTTCGGCATTTTCGTGAACCGGAAGAACGTCATCATCATCCTGATGTCGATCGAACTGATGCTGCTGGCGGTGAACATCAACCTGGTCGCCTTCTCCAGCTTCATGGGCGACCTGGTCGGCCAGATATTCGCCATGCTGGTGCTGACGGTGGCGGCAGCGGAAGCGGCCATCGGCCTTGCCATCCTGGTCGTGTTCTTCCGCAACCGCGGCTCGATCGAAGTCGAAGACGTCAACATGATGAAGGGCTGA
- the nuoN gene encoding NADH-quinone oxidoreductase subunit NuoN, with protein MQDTTLVLGTLVLGPAIPEIFLACAGMVLLLLGVFQGNRSLRSLSWLTVGSFAVTAVLLYIFAGWGSKTIAFEGMFVADSFALFAKLFILLGSAVAVILSMDYLERENAARFEYPVVILFATVGMMMMVSANNLMSLYVGLELQSLSLYIAAAFRRDSLRSTEAGLKYFVLGALSSGMLLYGSSMIYGFTGSTDFAVLAQSLGSEPSVGLIVGIVFLSAGLAFKVSAVPFHMWTPDVYEGAPTPVTALFASAPKFAAIALFCRVMVEPFGEIANQWQQIIILISVGSMVLGALAAIMQTNIKRLMAYSSIGHMGYALVGLAAGSEIGVRGVLIYMAIYLVMNVGTFAVILCMRQQGRLVENISDLAGLSRTHPMMAVALTIFMFSMAGIPPLAGFFGKLYVFLAAIEAGLYILAVIGVVSSVIGAFYYLRIVKVMYFDEPVEELDSPVRRELGTVITVSGLFTLLFFLWPAPILNGAAQAAAALFPG; from the coding sequence ATGCAAGACACAACCCTTGTGCTCGGAACCCTCGTGCTCGGACCGGCGATCCCGGAAATCTTCCTGGCCTGCGCCGGCATGGTGCTGTTGCTGCTGGGCGTGTTCCAGGGCAACCGGTCGCTGCGCAGCCTGTCCTGGCTGACCGTGGGCAGCTTCGCCGTCACCGCGGTGTTGCTGTACATCTTCGCCGGCTGGGGCAGCAAGACCATCGCCTTCGAGGGCATGTTCGTTGCGGATTCCTTCGCGCTGTTCGCCAAGCTGTTCATCCTGCTGGGTTCGGCGGTCGCGGTCATCCTGTCGATGGATTATCTGGAGCGCGAGAACGCGGCGCGCTTCGAATATCCGGTGGTGATCCTGTTCGCCACGGTCGGCATGATGATGATGGTTTCGGCGAACAATCTGATGTCGCTCTATGTCGGCCTCGAGCTGCAGAGCCTCTCGCTCTATATCGCGGCTGCCTTCCGGCGCGATTCGCTGCGCTCCACCGAGGCCGGCCTGAAATATTTCGTCCTCGGCGCACTGTCCTCCGGCATGCTGCTCTATGGCAGCTCGATGATCTACGGCTTCACCGGCAGCACCGATTTCGCGGTTCTAGCGCAGTCGCTGGGCAGCGAGCCCTCGGTCGGCCTCATCGTCGGCATCGTGTTCCTGTCGGCTGGCCTTGCCTTCAAGGTCTCCGCCGTGCCGTTCCACATGTGGACGCCGGACGTCTATGAGGGCGCGCCCACACCGGTGACGGCGCTGTTCGCCTCGGCGCCGAAATTCGCCGCCATCGCGCTGTTCTGCCGGGTGATGGTGGAACCGTTCGGCGAGATCGCCAATCAGTGGCAGCAGATCATCATCCTGATCTCGGTCGGCTCCATGGTGCTGGGCGCGCTGGCCGCGATCATGCAGACCAACATCAAGCGGCTGATGGCCTACAGCTCCATCGGCCATATGGGCTATGCGCTGGTCGGCCTGGCGGCTGGCAGCGAGATCGGCGTGCGCGGCGTGCTGATCTACATGGCGATCTATCTGGTGATGAATGTCGGCACCTTCGCCGTCATCCTGTGCATGCGCCAGCAAGGCCGGCTGGTCGAGAACATCTCGGACCTGGCGGGCCTGTCCCGAACCCATCCGATGATGGCGGTGGCACTGACCATCTTCATGTTCTCCATGGCCGGCATTCCGCCGCTGGCCGGCTTCTTCGGCAAGCTGTACGTGTTCCTGGCGGCCATCGAGGCCGGCCTGTACATCCTCGCCGTGATCGGCGTGGTCAGCAGCGTGATCGGTGCCTTCTACTATCTGCGCATCGTCAAGGTGATGTATTTCGATGAGCCGGTGGAGGAGCTGGACAGCCCGGTTCGCCGCGAACTCGGTACCGTGATCACGGTCAGCGGTCTGTTTACCCTGCTGTTCTTCCTGTGGCCGGCGCCGATTCTGAACGGGGCCGCGCAGGCGGCGGCAGCGCTCTTCCCGGGATGA
- a CDS encoding NADH-quinone oxidoreductase subunit M, whose protein sequence is MTSSWPLLSLVTFLPLVGALFILATRGEAEVVARNARNMALWTSLITFALSLMIWVQFDSATADFQLVEKVAWMPEFGIGYHMGVDGISMFFVLLSTLLTPICILASWESVKTRVKEYMIAFLVLETMMVGMFCALDLVLFYIFFEAVLIPMFLIIGVWGGARRVYAAFKFFLYTLLGSVLMLLAILAMYFDAGTTDIPTLMAHGFPSSMQYWLWLAFFASFAVKVPMWPVHTWLPDAHVEAPTAGSVILAGVLLKMGGYGFIRFSLPMMPEASEYFAPLVFTLSIVAVIYTSLVALAQEDMKKLIAYSSIAHMGFVTIGIFTATMQGLQGAIFQMLSHGIVSGALFLCVGVVYDRLHTREIARYGGLVHNMPRYALVFMVFMLASVGLPGTSGFVGEFLVLTGAFMTNSWIAFLAATGVVLGAAYMLYLYRRVVFGVLDKDDVKAMLDLNWREKALFAPLIVLVLWMGIYPSTFLDVMAVSVENLIQNYETALAAGQATSVAVR, encoded by the coding sequence ATGACCAGTAGCTGGCCCTTGCTCTCACTCGTCACCTTCCTGCCGCTGGTGGGCGCCCTGTTCATCCTGGCGACCCGCGGCGAGGCCGAGGTGGTGGCCCGCAACGCCCGGAACATGGCGTTGTGGACATCGCTCATCACCTTTGCCCTGTCGCTGATGATCTGGGTGCAGTTCGACAGCGCGACCGCGGATTTCCAGCTGGTCGAGAAGGTCGCCTGGATGCCGGAATTCGGCATCGGCTACCATATGGGCGTCGATGGTATCTCGATGTTCTTCGTGCTGCTGTCCACTCTGCTGACGCCGATCTGCATCCTGGCGAGCTGGGAGTCGGTCAAGACCCGCGTGAAGGAGTACATGATCGCCTTCCTCGTCCTCGAGACGATGATGGTCGGCATGTTCTGCGCGCTGGATCTGGTGCTGTTCTACATCTTCTTCGAGGCGGTGCTGATCCCGATGTTCCTCATCATCGGGGTGTGGGGCGGGGCGCGCCGTGTCTATGCCGCCTTCAAGTTCTTCCTCTACACGCTGCTCGGCTCGGTGCTGATGCTGCTGGCCATCCTGGCGATGTATTTCGATGCCGGCACGACCGACATCCCGACGCTGATGGCGCACGGCTTTCCGTCCAGCATGCAATACTGGCTGTGGCTGGCCTTCTTCGCCTCCTTCGCGGTGAAGGTGCCGATGTGGCCGGTGCACACCTGGCTGCCGGACGCCCATGTCGAGGCGCCGACGGCGGGGTCCGTCATCCTGGCGGGCGTGCTCCTGAAGATGGGCGGTTACGGTTTCATCCGCTTCAGCCTGCCGATGATGCCTGAGGCGAGCGAGTATTTCGCGCCGCTGGTTTTCACGCTGTCCATCGTCGCCGTCATCTACACCTCGCTGGTGGCGCTGGCGCAGGAGGACATGAAGAAGCTGATCGCCTATTCCTCGATCGCCCATATGGGCTTCGTGACGATCGGCATCTTCACCGCCACCATGCAGGGGCTGCAGGGGGCGATCTTCCAGATGCTGAGCCACGGCATTGTCTCCGGAGCGCTGTTCCTGTGCGTAGGCGTGGTCTATGACCGGCTGCACACGCGCGAGATCGCGCGCTATGGCGGCCTCGTTCACAACATGCCGCGCTATGCGCTGGTGTTCATGGTGTTCATGCTGGCCTCGGTCGGCCTGCCGGGCACCAGCGGCTTCGTCGGCGAGTTCCTGGTGCTGACCGGCGCCTTCATGACCAACAGCTGGATCGCCTTTCTGGCGGCCACCGGCGTGGTGCTGGGCGCGGCCTACATGCTCTACCTCTACCGGCGCGTCGTGTTCGGTGTGCTGGACAAGGACGATGTGAAGGCGATGCTGGACCTGAACTGGCGCGAGAAGGCGCTGTTCGCGCCGCTGATCGTGCTGGTGCTGTGGATGGGCATCTATCCCTCGACCTTCCTGGACGTGATGGCGGTGTCGGTCGAGAATCTGATCCAGAATTACGAGACGGCGCTGGCTGCCGGCCAAGCGACGTCCGTGGCGGTACGGTAA
- the mce gene encoding methylmalonyl-CoA epimerase gives MIGRLNHVAIVVPDLAAAAETYRGVLGADVSAPLDMPEHGVTTVFVTLPNTKIELLHPLGEDSPVRAFLERHPSGGMHHLCYEVADILAARDRLAEAGLRVLGDGEPRIGAHGKPVLFLHPKDLNGTLVEIEQV, from the coding sequence ATGATCGGCCGGCTGAACCATGTCGCCATTGTCGTGCCCGATCTGGCGGCGGCGGCGGAAACCTATCGCGGCGTGCTGGGCGCGGATGTTTCCGCGCCGCTCGACATGCCGGAGCATGGGGTGACGACGGTGTTCGTCACCCTGCCGAACACCAAGATCGAGCTGCTGCATCCGCTGGGGGAGGATTCTCCGGTGCGCGCCTTTCTGGAGCGCCACCCGTCGGGCGGCATGCATCATCTGTGCTATGAGGTGGCGGACATCCTTGCCGCGCGGGATCGCCTGGCGGAGGCGGGGCTGAGGGTGCTTGGCGATGGCGAGCCCAGGATCGGCGCGCACGGCAAGCCGGTGCTGTTCCTGCATCCGAAGGATCTGAACGGCACGCTGGTCGAAATCGAGCAGGTTTGA
- a CDS encoding NADH-quinone oxidoreductase subunit J, producing MIIQALVFYLFAGITVASAVMVIASRNPVHSVLYLILAFFNAAGLFVLIGAEFLAMILVVVYVGAVAVLFLFVVMMLDINFVRMREGFLQYLPIGGLIGIILLIELGLVFGTWILAPEMAQMSALPTPAMADVSNTEAIGRVMYTKYVYLFQASGLVLLVAMIGAIVLTMRQREGVRKQSIAVQNARRPEDVVATVKVPTGGGV from the coding sequence ATGATTATCCAGGCACTAGTCTTCTATCTGTTCGCGGGGATCACCGTGGCGTCGGCCGTCATGGTCATCGCCTCGCGCAATCCCGTGCACTCCGTGCTCTATCTCATCCTGGCCTTCTTCAACGCTGCCGGGCTGTTCGTGCTGATCGGGGCGGAATTCCTGGCGATGATCCTGGTCGTCGTCTATGTCGGCGCGGTCGCGGTGCTGTTCCTGTTCGTGGTCATGATGCTGGACATCAACTTCGTGCGGATGCGCGAGGGCTTCCTGCAATACTTGCCGATTGGCGGGCTGATCGGAATTATCCTGCTGATCGAGCTGGGGCTGGTCTTCGGGACCTGGATTCTGGCGCCGGAGATGGCGCAGATGTCGGCGTTGCCGACGCCGGCCATGGCCGATGTCAGCAATACCGAGGCCATCGGCCGGGTCATGTACACGAAGTATGTCTATCTGTTCCAGGCCTCGGGGCTGGTGCTGCTGGTCGCGATGATCGGTGCCATCGTGCTGACGATGCGCCAGCGCGAGGGCGTGCGTAAGCAGTCCATCGCCGTGCAGAATGCGCGCCGCCCCGAAGATGTGGTGGCGACCGTCAAGGTGCCGACCGGCGGGGGAGTGTAA
- a CDS encoding DUF1467 family protein, which yields MYWTSGIVVYVIAWWLVFFMMLPVGVKTPDKPETGHAASAPVKPMLVRKALITSVIAAVIWAVVYWIVASDIYSFRQ from the coding sequence ATGTACTGGACATCGGGAATCGTCGTTTACGTCATCGCCTGGTGGCTCGTCTTCTTCATGATGCTGCCGGTTGGTGTGAAAACACCGGACAAGCCGGAAACCGGGCATGCGGCGAGCGCGCCGGTGAAGCCGATGCTGGTGCGCAAGGCGCTGATCACCAGCGTCATCGCCGCTGTGATCTGGGCCGTGGTCTATTGGATCGTGGCATCGGACATCTATTCCTTCCGGCAGTAG
- a CDS encoding type III pantothenate kinase, with amino-acid sequence MLLAINSNNTNVKFALYDGDREVGSWRIGTDTKRTADEYAIWLIQLMALKGKQPSDVTECLIASVVPDTLYNLRQLCRTYFGHDALVYGEAPVKKGTVAKVDSPEEVGADRLVNTVAAHHFYGGPAIVVDFGTATTFDVVDADGNYCGGVIAPGINLSIEALRMAAALLPRVAVRRPDKVIGSNTVGCFESGIFWGYISLIEGLVARIRNEFGQPMKVIATGGLVPVFADATDIFDILDQDLTMKGMVIVNRLNRQA; translated from the coding sequence ATGCTGCTGGCAATCAACTCCAACAACACCAATGTGAAGTTCGCGCTCTATGATGGCGACCGGGAGGTCGGCTCCTGGCGCATCGGCACCGATACAAAGCGCACAGCCGACGAATATGCGATCTGGCTGATCCAGCTGATGGCGCTGAAAGGCAAGCAGCCTTCCGATGTGACGGAATGCCTCATCGCCTCGGTCGTGCCGGATACGCTCTACAATCTGCGTCAGCTCTGCCGCACCTATTTCGGCCATGATGCGCTGGTCTATGGCGAGGCCCCGGTGAAGAAGGGGACGGTCGCCAAGGTGGACAGCCCGGAAGAAGTTGGTGCCGACCGGCTGGTCAATACGGTCGCGGCGCACCATTTCTACGGTGGCCCTGCCATCGTGGTCGATTTCGGGACTGCCACGACCTTCGATGTGGTCGATGCCGATGGGAATTATTGCGGCGGGGTCATCGCGCCGGGCATCAACCTCTCCATCGAGGCGCTGCGCATGGCCGCCGCCCTGTTGCCGCGCGTCGCTGTGCGGCGTCCGGACAAGGTGATCGGCTCCAACACGGTCGGTTGCTTCGAATCCGGTATCTTCTGGGGGTATATCTCGCTGATCGAGGGGCTGGTGGCGCGAATCCGCAACGAGTTCGGCCAGCCGATGAAGGTGATCGCGACCGGCGGACTGGTGCCGGTCTTCGCCGATGCGACCGACATATTCGATATTCTCGACCAGGACCTGACGATGAAGGGCATGGTTATCGTAAACCGCTTGAACAGACAGGCATGA
- a CDS encoding ribonuclease J gives MTKKQKKSAAAPIKSAAVKSAARNGTTTDYLDPDDEGLYFLPLGGAGEIGMNLNLYRHKGQWLMVDCGVTFGDDSMPGLDVITPDPTFIVEHVDELCGLILTHAHEDHLGAVPYLWQRLRCPIYATPFTASVLRRKLEDTDFGKQVPVTIVPLSGSFEVGPFEIELITLTHSIPEPNALVIRAGKAGPVVHTGDWKFDPDPLIGETSDEARLRELGEEGVLAMIGDSTNVFREGEAGSEADVRRNLIEMVGRFENRVAVACFASNVARLETMAKVAEAHGRHPALIGRSLWRMNSAAKENGYLKGIEFLSEHDAGFLPRDKVLLICTGSQGEPRAALSRIVGDSHPHITLEGGDTVIFSSRVIPGNEKSIARVQNALIRRGIEVVTPKNDDIHVSGHPARDELVRMYQHVRPQIAIPVHGESRHLIEHAKLARECQVPETLVVSNGDVIRLYPGPAARVDEVYNGRLALDGKRLVRLGDTVLRDRHRLMQSGAVTLTLVLDRAGRLRSDPVGSFHGVLDVEDVACDDILDLAADTVEAMQASARRDDASVAEAVRIAVRRALNEDLGRKPVTDVHVVRLD, from the coding sequence ATGACGAAAAAACAGAAGAAGAGCGCCGCCGCGCCAATCAAGAGCGCGGCCGTGAAGAGTGCGGCCCGGAACGGGACCACCACCGATTATCTCGATCCCGACGATGAGGGGCTGTATTTCCTCCCCCTCGGCGGTGCTGGCGAGATCGGCATGAACCTCAATCTCTACCGCCACAAGGGCCAGTGGCTGATGGTCGATTGCGGCGTGACCTTCGGCGACGATTCGATGCCGGGCCTCGATGTCATCACACCCGACCCCACCTTCATCGTGGAGCATGTGGACGAGCTGTGCGGGCTGATCCTGACCCATGCGCATGAGGATCATCTGGGCGCCGTGCCCTATCTCTGGCAGCGCCTGCGCTGCCCGATCTACGCCACGCCGTTCACCGCCTCGGTGCTGCGCCGCAAGCTGGAAGACACCGATTTCGGCAAGCAGGTGCCGGTTACCATCGTGCCGCTGTCCGGCAGCTTCGAAGTGGGGCCGTTCGAGATCGAGCTGATTACCCTGACCCATTCGATCCCGGAACCGAATGCGCTGGTGATCCGCGCCGGCAAGGCCGGGCCGGTGGTGCATACGGGTGACTGGAAGTTCGACCCCGATCCGCTGATTGGCGAGACCTCGGACGAGGCGCGCCTGCGCGAGCTGGGCGAGGAGGGGGTGCTGGCGATGATCGGCGATTCCACCAACGTCTTCAGGGAAGGCGAGGCGGGATCGGAAGCCGATGTGCGCCGGAACCTGATCGAGATGGTGGGCCGCTTCGAGAATCGCGTGGCCGTTGCCTGTTTTGCGTCCAACGTGGCCCGGCTGGAAACCATGGCGAAGGTCGCCGAGGCCCATGGCCGCCATCCGGCGCTGATCGGGCGGTCGCTGTGGCGCATGAACTCGGCGGCGAAGGAGAATGGCTATCTGAAGGGCATCGAGTTCCTGAGCGAGCACGATGCCGGCTTCTTGCCGCGCGACAAGGTGCTGCTGATCTGCACCGGCAGCCAGGGCGAGCCGCGCGCGGCGCTGTCCCGCATCGTCGGCGACAGCCATCCGCACATCACGCTGGAGGGCGGCGATACGGTTATCTTCTCCTCCCGGGTCATTCCGGGGAACGAGAAATCCATCGCCCGGGTGCAGAACGCGCTGATCCGCCGCGGCATCGAGGTGGTGACACCGAAGAACGATGATATCCATGTCTCCGGCCATCCGGCGCGCGACGAGCTGGTACGCATGTACCAGCATGTGCGCCCGCAGATCGCCATCCCGGTGCATGGCGAGAGCCGCCATCTGATCGAGCATGCCAAGCTGGCGCGCGAGTGCCAGGTGCCGGAAACGCTGGTTGTCTCCAATGGCGACGTCATCAGGCTCTATCCAGGGCCGGCGGCGCGGGTGGACGAGGTCTATAACGGGCGCCTGGCGCTGGATGGCAAGCGGCTGGTGCGGTTGGGTGACACTGTGCTGCGCGATCGCCACCGCCTGATGCAAAGCGGTGCCGTCACCCTGACGCTGGTGCTGGACAGGGCCGGCCGGCTGCGCAGCGACCCCGTCGGCAGCTTCCATGGCGTCCTCGACGTCGAGGACGTGGCTTGTGACGATATTCTGGACCTGGCGGCCGATACGGTCGAGGCGATGCAGGCGAGCGCCCGCCGCGACGATGCGTCGGTGGCTGAGGCGGTGCGGATCGCGGTGCGCCGTGCGCTGAACGAGGATCTGGGACGCAAGCCGGTGACCGATGTGCATGTGGTCAGGCTGGACTAG
- a CDS encoding biotin--[acetyl-CoA-carboxylase] ligase, whose translation MRAAAPRFEVVALGSVGSTNDEAHLLARQGAADRTAVTAVEQLGGKGRRGRAWASPPGNLYLSAILRPSCPVGQAAQLSFVASLAMRDAVRRFLPDSAAVAVKWPNDVLVEGGKISGILLETGPINDGDVEYVILGMGINLAHHPDNAERPATSLAALNADPGVAAARDALLEALGRWDSLWRARGFTPIREAWLSDAIGLGAPIQVRLPDSTLDGVFADLDMDGALLLEQPDGLRRITAGDVFLAR comes from the coding sequence ATGAGAGCAGCCGCCCCGCGTTTCGAGGTCGTCGCCCTCGGCAGCGTCGGCAGCACCAATGACGAGGCCCACCTTCTTGCCCGCCAGGGCGCGGCCGACCGCACGGCGGTAACGGCTGTCGAACAGCTGGGGGGCAAGGGCCGCCGGGGCCGCGCCTGGGCCTCGCCGCCGGGCAATCTCTACCTTTCGGCTATTTTGCGGCCATCCTGCCCGGTGGGGCAGGCGGCCCAGCTTTCCTTTGTTGCGTCTCTGGCGATGCGCGATGCGGTGCGCCGGTTTCTGCCGGACAGTGCCGCGGTCGCGGTGAAATGGCCGAACGACGTGCTGGTCGAGGGGGGCAAGATTTCCGGCATCCTGCTGGAAACCGGGCCGATCAATGACGGCGATGTCGAGTATGTGATTCTCGGCATGGGCATCAACCTGGCGCACCATCCGGACAATGCGGAGCGCCCGGCGACCAGCCTGGCCGCCCTGAATGCAGATCCGGGCGTGGCGGCGGCGCGAGACGCCCTGCTGGAGGCGCTGGGCCGCTGGGACAGCCTGTGGCGGGCGCGGGGGTTCACGCCGATCCGCGAGGCCTGGCTCAGCGATGCCATCGGGCTTGGCGCGCCGATCCAGGTGCGGCTACCGGACAGTACTCTTGATGGTGTGTTCGCCGATCTCGACATGGATGGGGCGCTGTTGCTGGAACAGCCGGACGGGCTGCGGCGGATTACCGCCGGCGACGTTTTTCTGGCGCGTTAG
- the nuoL gene encoding NADH-quinone oxidoreductase subunit L — MFAAIVFLPLLGAIIAGFFGRVIGDRAAQLVTCALMLVSMALSILVFIDVALGGNPRTVELFTWFQSGALDVSWALRVDTLTAVMLIVVTVVSSMVHVYSVGYMSHDHSIPRFMAYLSLFTFFMLMLVTADNLVQMFFGWEGVGLASYLLIGFWYHKDSANDASIKAFLVNRVGDFGFMLGIFGCFLLFDTVAFDELFQAAPGAVGQKIDFLGMQLDALTTICLLLFVGAMGKSAQFILHTWLPDAMEGPTPVSALIHAATMVTAGVFMVSRLSPLFEYAPAALEVVTFLGAITAIFAATVGLTQTDIKRVIAYSTCSQLGYMFFAIGVSAYSAAIFHLMTHAFFKALLFLGAGSVIHAMSNEQDMRKMGGIWKLIPLTYGLMWIGSLALAGVPFFAGFYSKDMILESAFASGTQVGHFAFWLGIIAAVLTAFYSWRLLLLTFHGKPRADHHTMEHVHESPKVMTIPLIVLAIGAIFAGYVGYESFVGDGREAFWGASIFVLEGRDVIEAAHHVPLWVKLLPILAGVVGIGGAYYVYMLRPGTAEAVATQWRPLYLFLLNKWYIDELYDFLFVHPTRWIGRVLWKQGDGRIIDGFGPDGIAMTTRLLAQRTALLQSGYLYHYAFAMLIGVVVLVTWYVFSRMA; from the coding sequence ATGTTTGCCGCAATCGTCTTTCTGCCCCTCCTGGGCGCCATCATCGCGGGCTTCTTCGGCCGGGTCATCGGCGACCGCGCGGCGCAGCTCGTCACCTGCGCGCTGATGCTGGTATCGATGGCGCTGTCCATCCTCGTGTTCATCGACGTGGCGCTGGGTGGCAACCCGCGCACGGTGGAGTTGTTCACCTGGTTCCAGTCGGGCGCGCTGGATGTCAGCTGGGCGCTGCGCGTCGATACGCTGACTGCGGTCATGCTGATCGTCGTCACCGTGGTGTCGTCGATGGTGCATGTCTATTCGGTCGGCTACATGTCGCACGATCATTCAATCCCGCGCTTCATGGCCTATCTGTCGCTGTTCACCTTCTTCATGCTGATGCTGGTGACGGCCGATAATCTGGTGCAGATGTTCTTCGGCTGGGAGGGCGTGGGCCTTGCCTCCTATCTGCTGATCGGCTTCTGGTACCACAAGGATTCCGCCAACGACGCCTCGATCAAGGCGTTCCTGGTGAACCGCGTCGGCGATTTCGGCTTCATGCTGGGCATCTTCGGCTGCTTCCTTCTGTTTGATACGGTGGCCTTCGACGAGTTGTTCCAGGCCGCGCCCGGCGCCGTCGGCCAGAAGATCGACTTCCTGGGCATGCAGCTCGACGCGCTGACCACGATCTGCCTGCTGCTGTTCGTGGGCGCCATGGGCAAGTCGGCGCAGTTCATCCTGCACACCTGGCTGCCGGACGCGATGGAAGGCCCAACGCCGGTCTCCGCGCTGATCCATGCCGCGACGATGGTGACCGCCGGCGTGTTCATGGTCTCGCGCCTGTCGCCGCTGTTCGAATATGCGCCAGCGGCACTGGAGGTGGTGACCTTCCTCGGCGCGATCACGGCGATCTTCGCGGCGACCGTCGGCCTGACGCAGACCGACATCAAGCGGGTCATCGCCTACTCGACCTGCTCGCAGCTGGGCTACATGTTCTTCGCCATCGGCGTGTCGGCCTATTCGGCGGCGATCTTCCACCTGATGACGCATGCTTTCTTCAAGGCGCTGCTGTTCCTGGGCGCCGGCTCGGTCATCCATGCAATGTCCAACGAGCAGGACATGCGCAAGATGGGCGGTATCTGGAAGCTGATCCCGCTGACCTACGGGCTGATGTGGATCGGCTCGCTGGCGCTTGCCGGCGTGCCCTTCTTCGCGGGCTTCTATTCCAAGGACATGATCCTGGAATCGGCCTTCGCCAGCGGCACGCAGGTCGGACATTTCGCCTTCTGGCTCGGCATTATCGCGGCGGTGCTGACCGCGTTCTATTCTTGGCGCCTGCTGCTGCTGACCTTCCACGGCAAGCCGCGCGCCGACCATCACACGATGGAGCATGTGCACGAATCGCCGAAGGTCATGACGATCCCGCTGATCGTGCTGGCCATCGGCGCCATCTTCGCCGGCTATGTCGGTTACGAATCCTTCGTCGGTGATGGCCGCGAGGCGTTCTGGGGTGCATCCATCTTCGTGCTGGAGGGCCGCGACGTCATCGAGGCGGCGCACCATGTGCCGCTGTGGGTGAAGCTGCTGCCCATCCTGGCCGGCGTGGTCGGCATCGGCGGTGCCTATTACGTCTACATGCTGCGCCCGGGCACGGCGGAAGCGGTGGCTACCCAGTGGCGCCCGCTGTACCTGTTCCTGCTGAACAAATGGTACATCGACGAGTTGTACGATTTCCTGTTCGTGCACCCGACGCGCTGGATCGGCCGCGTGCTGTGGAAGCAGGGCGACGGCAGGATCATCGACGGCTTCGGCCCTGACGGCATCGCGATGACCACGCGGCTGCTGGCACAGCGCACGGCGCTGCTGCAGTCGGGATATCTCTATCACTATGCATTCGCCATGCTGATCGGCGTGGTGGTGCTGGTGACCTGGTACGTGTTCTCTCGGATGGCCTGA